The DNA segment TAGGTTATCTACTACAGATAAAAGGATATATATCATAAGTCaggaattttcaaatccaaagaatacatacatatatatatatatatatatatatatatatatatatatatatatatatatatacattaatatacatacatatacatatatatatgctctGAGGAGAGTTTTAAATTTGCTTTGGCTTGAATGTTGATCTGATGTTTGACAGGTTTTATTTCTTTACACTTATTTGAAACTTATGTTGGTAGTTTATTTCACATTTCAGGCTTCTCCCATAATGATTGGAGGCCGCCAAGCTTTTGTGGAGGAAAAACGGCCTAACAGCTCAAGAGGCAAGTTAAACGGGAGCTGTTATGTTATGTTTATTTAAGATTAAGTGGAAGTGTGATGACTATtgtttttgaaatatgcatttACACATGCTGCAAACTTTAGTGTTTGAAACTGCTTCCAGAAATTACCAAGTAGTATGTCAATGCTTGTATATGTTTATAGCATTATGCATCTCTAGTCATGCATTGTTCATAGCTAAGCTTTTTGTATATTCTTTTGAACCCTGGACACTTCTCTAGGAATTCTTTCTAGTGTGTTGTAGTGAAATTGTTCATTTGCTTTTGTGCAGTTAGCAGCAGAGGTAGGTTTTTACCTGGCAGAGGAGGTGGATACAGAAATGATGGAATGAGAGGTCGTGGAAATTATGGTGGCGGGAGGGGTTATGGCAGGGCAGACTGTGGTTACAGGTCTGATTTTGGTCACAGAGGTGGTGTCAGGGGTGGATATTCCAACCGTGGAGGTGATGTTGGATATCAAAGAGTTGACCCTGCATCTGGTGGTGGTCGTGGAAACCGAAGCGGGTCAAATGTCAGCAATTGGTCTTCCAGAAATGTTGCTCAAGTTCCTGCTCCATCTTAACACCTCAAAATAAAGAAAACTAGCGTAGCAGTTGTAGGGTATCTGTTCTCAACGTTTATAATTCATGGTGAGGTTGATCATTCGAACACACCTCTCCTCCCTATTGCTTTCTGGTCTCAAGTCTCCTGATAGCTGTTCCAGAGGGATCATATGATTTCATGTTtcacttttcctttttctttttagcCAAGCCTCACAAGAGACCTGCTATGACCATGTATCTACTGATGTAGGATGTTGATATCGTCAAGGACACCTGCaaacatctttcttttcttccttgccTGCCTGCTGGATTGTAGTTATTGTTTTGGTATTCTTATGCTCATTCCATGTTTCTCTTTTAGACgtgtcattaaaaaaaaaagtaaagaaaagaaaagaaaacttgagATACAACACAGGGTAAATCatccttcaaagttttgagtgctGATGACACTCTATGAAGTTTGATCTTTGGCTTATACCCTGTTATGGAGTCTTATGTTTGGTCAGGTGGGCGGGTGGATAATGAGCAGTGGTTGGGGTTGAGATCCATAGACTCATTTCTTGTTTTGTTAATCAACTATTGAATGTCTTCTTTATTCTCATTGATTATTTCTCAAGTTACCCTCTTATCCCTTATCTTGTCCATTCCACGGTTTAATTTTCGTCATCCTTTGTTGTGACCATTAACTTCTTTTCCGAGATTTTAGCGTACGTCAAAAAAGAATGTTagtttgttttaatttttctttttattcatcCAAAAGAATGTTGGTGATTGCATTTCTTTAAATTGTAGCAATACGTAGGTAACTTACTGTTTGACAATCTCAAGAATGTAAAGTTAaagagaagggaaaaaaaaaaattaaaacaagaaAGTAGAATTAGAATTATCGGGGCACCTCAACACACAAACAGAAAACACTTTATGGTGTAAGAGATGTAAAAAATGaactaaaacaaaacaaaaaaaaaatcaaatggtaAATtttatgtgggaaaattgattgtGGCACATGCACAATTCATATACGGATTATGACATGTGGATTGTTATTCTATCATCGTTTTGTTAGGTTGTTATGATAGTTCCACGAGTTATTCCTCGAGAGTGACACCCTAATCATCATCATAACAAGTTAGAAGGGTGATGAGTTATCATTTATCCATCCATAAGAATTTGGGTACTCGTTGTGTAGGGAGGGAACTCCTGTGGACACTAAAAGAGAGCAGTGCTGAGAGTAAAGAGAACACTCGAGAGGACGTCTTCTTCTTCGATCGACCATAGGATAAATGTGCTTATATCCTACTTTGGGAATCCAGTTTAGGCTTCTTTATGATGTACTTACTAGTTTAGCCACACAGTTGTTGCCACGCGGACACACTTTCGCCACGCGACGCGTGGCCTGCCTTTACGCTGTTCCCGCTGCCACCATCACGTGTACCGTCGCGCGCGCAAATCGGACGGCCGCCAGGGCCCCTTCAGCCACCTGGCTCACCGATCCCACGCGTGTCACCATCTCCCCATCACAGAATCTCCAACTCCCGCGTCGCTTCCCTCGCAATTCTACTCGCCACGTGTAACCGTGGGATTTAAACGACCCCCATCCCAGAGCAGCAGCAACACCGAACAGGCAACCGAGGCTTGGCCGCCTGAGCTACGTGTCACGGAAGCACACGCGTCGACTTTGGAGCATCTTACTGATGTTCCTAGTCACGTAGCCGATCGTGGAAGCGTTACGTGACGTAACGCAAGGGGTGCGAGGGAAACGCCGCCCCTCCCAAGAGAGGCCCATTACGTGGTCTCACGGGAGCGCATCGTATCGTCGGACCGACGACACGTGTCGGACTTCCCTGGGCGCAAGGACGTGTTTATTTAGCCCGTCCTTTTCCGTTCGGAGTTCCCACGAAACTTCTTACTCCGTTTCGAGGCGAAGCATCAGCAAACCCCTGAGGAAGTCCCGAGTGGTCATGGAGTTGTTGCCTGCGAGGAGGGCGGCGTCAGCGGACCCGAAGGCGGAGGACGGCGAGGGAGTCGAGCTCACCCTCGGCCTCGCCATCGGCGGGAGCACCCGGAAGACCCCCGAGCCGAGGAAGGAAGCGGAGGGACCCCGTAAAGGTGGGATCTTTGACCTCCCGGACGGAGCATCGGCGGAGGATCGCGCGGCGATGGATGCCCAGATGCTGCGGTCTAGGGCGCGAGATCGGGCGGTGAGGGAGGAGGAGGCCCTGTCAGGCGACCGGTCGAGGCCCAGCCGCACGGATGGAGGCAATGGCGTTCGATGGCCCCGCGTTGCCCCTGTCTCCCCCCCCAACCCTAACGCTCACCCTAATCCCTTTGGGTTTGGCCACCATCACCCGTTCCCGGTGATGTACCCTCACCAGCAGGTGCAGTACGTGCCGGTGCCCAACGGGTTCGGGTTCCCGTTCGTGATGCCGTGCTGGGCCCCGACCATCTCGGCGGTGGCCGGCGGACTGAACCGGCTCGAAAGGAAGGTGTACCAGCCGTTGTCCGGCCGTGGGTTCCCCGTTCAGGGGACGGCTGCAGGGCCGTGTGATGGTGATTCCAGCGGGAGTAAGGGGATCGAAGCCGCCAAGGACGTGAACACCTCGCTCAACTCGGATTCATCCGGGAGCAGCTCTTCTGCAATCTCCGATCGCCGGAGCGGATCCTTTGGAGGTAtaaatttctcccctttcttcggatTTCAATTACAACTGCAAAAAATCTGTTGTTTTGCCCTCCTTTTCTCTTCAATTTCCCTAATTCAGAGTCAGATTATATTAGAAACTTGAATGAAATCATTGTGCAAGAAATCGATTTATCATCCAAAATCTAGATAAAAAGAGGCACCTTTGTATAATGGTAGTAGTCTCATGTCAACAATTCACGAGCAATTGAATCCGAACAAATTTCTTGGACGATGCAGGAGGAAGCATCAGTAGCGGCGACTCCAGGAGCCATCGGAGCCTTCAAAAGGCAGAGAAGCCTGCAGCACCGCCATCGGCGGAAGGAGGTAGCGGCAACAACGCACTAACGTCTTGCTTGACGTCGAACGCCAAGCCGGCCAGGTTTGGGGCTCAGCTGGAGCGCGCGGGCTCCGTAAACAAGTCCGGGAAACCGTCGGCCCTGCCCCGAATGCCGCTCGTCTCAGCCACGGGCGACGCGCCCCACGGGAGGACCATCCACGGTCTCCTCTACCGGTGTACCAAGTCGGAGGTGAGGATTCTGTGCGTTTGCCATGGAAACTCGTTCACGCCGGTGGAGTTCGTCAGGCATGCTGGTGGCGCCGACGTTTCGCAGCCGTTGAAGCGGATTGTTGTGGTTCAACCAGGGTGGTAGTAGATGAGCAAAAGTGTCTTCTACTTGTAGTAGTTTGAATTAGGGAGTGGTTGCAGTGGGAAGGGCAGTCATGGAGGTCTGTAAATATCTTCAGCAGCTAACGTCAAAGAAATTTTAGCTTGTTGTGAGCTACTTTGGAGCATCTTCTTCCAACCCATTTCATTGCTCACCACTCACTAgcagtatatatatctatatatgattTAAATG comes from the Musa acuminata AAA Group cultivar baxijiao chromosome BXJ2-8, Cavendish_Baxijiao_AAA, whole genome shotgun sequence genome and includes:
- the LOC135618518 gene encoding ninja-family protein Os07g0602900-like — translated: MELLPARRAASADPKAEDGEGVELTLGLAIGGSTRKTPEPRKEAEGPRKGGIFDLPDGASAEDRAAMDAQMLRSRARDRAVREEEALSGDRSRPSRTDGGNGVRWPRVAPVSPPNPNAHPNPFGFGHHHPFPVMYPHQQVQYVPVPNGFGFPFVMPCWAPTISAVAGGLNRLERKVYQPLSGRGFPVQGTAAGPCDGDSSGSKGIEAAKDVNTSLNSDSSGSSSSAISDRRSGSFGGGSISSGDSRSHRSLQKAEKPAAPPSAEGGSGNNALTSCLTSNAKPARFGAQLERAGSVNKSGKPSALPRMPLVSATGDAPHGRTIHGLLYRCTKSEVRILCVCHGNSFTPVEFVRHAGGADVSQPLKRIVVVQPGW